From the genome of Vitis riparia cultivar Riparia Gloire de Montpellier isolate 1030 chromosome 2, EGFV_Vit.rip_1.0, whole genome shotgun sequence:
tcatttatcttGTAGTTATTCCTAGTTTTATCCGTGAAACAAAAGTCAAAACTCAAGTACTGTGAGAAACAATGTGTACTTCCATTTATGACTTATAGTGACAAACTAGTGAAACAACTAATTTGATCTTGAAGCATTTCAAAAGGTAACTGAGAAGCATTATTATTCATCACAAACCTTAGGGTGTTGATTGCCCACCTCAACACTagttaaattcaaaatttgaaccTAGGACCATTTGTTACTTAAAACCACACTTTCAAATATTCACCCTATCAAATGAGCTACCTTGATGGGTTTATAGAGGCATTATATACTTGTATGCAAtgcaaaaatatgataaaataacttcctctttcttttattcttttttcttttttataaaaaaacaccttaaatttatcctcaaaaatcacCTTGCATTTTATCAttcccatttttaaaatatgaaattattttatatttttttataataaaaagcTATTTTTAAGAACGGTCACCAAGCATGTTTTAAAAAGACCAGAATATTGAAAGATGCAAAGCAAAGTCTCTGTCCACAAGTTggtatttcaaagaaaaaagacTGCCACTGAGAGATTTCATTGACTCCAAACTTCAATACTCAAAAAGAGAGATTCTGATTGCCCACCAAGTGATATGCTCGAAGTACAAGATGAATGGGTGTTTTTCATGAGAAGCAGTCAAATCTACAGAACATAAAACCTTAAATCAACCAAGTGGGAAAAGCATATatgaattttaaagaaaaaaaatctgtaAGTTTCTATTACCATGgacaaaaataatcaaagagGGTACCTATAAAACTGGCGAAACAAATGCTTTCATGAAATGCAAAATCTACTTTCCTCCTTCCTTTCACAGGGGTGAGTTTGCTTTGGGGGGAGCTAGTCTTTCCATCCTTCCTTGCTCAGCCGCCGTGCGGCAAGACCTCTAGCCGAGAGGCTCGGGGTAAGCGGCATTGAGGGCGTCTTGGGCGCCTCTTCGTCATCCCAAGTATCGCCCCAACTGTTATCCCAGCCATCGTTTATGTCTGCTTCTACTTTGCCCCCACCTGAAAGCGGGAGCTCCATGTCTAGTTTTTGGTATTTAGAGCCACTGCTGGGGAAATACTTCCGTTTGAAACTGATGCAGATCCAAGCTGATGCAGCTGCCACTAGAGCAACCAAGAATAGAAATGCTAAACTAGAGGTTCTTGTCAGGAAATTACCATCTGTGGACTCGGGAATGTTATCAGTTCCCTTCTGGGCAATCTGGGCTATCAGATCCTTGAAATCAAGACTGCAACGACCTTTTCCCGCTGTCAAAACAATGGAGTTGTCACTTCCACCATTTCTGATAGAAACTTTCACCTGCATTGTGCAATCTCTAGTCACAACCAATTCTGCAGTTCAAAAAGTGATTAATTTTCTGGTTTGCCAATCCTTAACACTAAATCATCAAGAAGCATATAATAAAAGAATTCCCTGAATATTTAACCAAGAAGtttgtttatattttcttgCACCACCATTATACAAGAAATGGGGATCAGAATAATCCCTTCACATACGATATTACAAGAACGTAGGAGGGACAACTTGTGTAGAAAATGTCAGATCTGCCAGTATAAAAAGCAGGGATAAGGTGGAAAAATATGGATCCATTGTAGCCATTTTATGGATCATAGATCACATCAATGTCACTACAGGTAATTGAAAGGATTCATAAGTAGCTGTTTTCCCTAGAATCTCATATCCTAGACCATAATGCCTGTTGCCACTGCAGTAGCATTCCTTATTAGTGAATGCTCTGCAAACTAATTATCTCCAATATCTAAAATCTTGTCAAGAAACAAACTTGGATCCATTGTTCACTACTCTCAAACGCAccaatttacaatatttttggTTTAAGATTTTTAGATGGAGAAGTAAATTATTCTTTGTTAGaatcttatgattttttatttgaccATGTGATTCTATTCTTAGGACCCCATTTTGATCCTATCTAGCCATCCCACTTCTGTGAGTTCTTGAGGTTTGTTTCCTTGTTTAAATTCCCCCTCCaattttaaactatttctaCTCTCTAATAAATTCATTGattataaaactaaataatatttaggTATTACTACAAAAGAAGTTGTATGCTCCTCGAGTCAAATGCAAGTAAACTTTTTACGCATTATTAAATTTGTAGGCATTTAGAGTTCATGATCTcaatataaaactaatttaataagaaaagaaaatgctaaACCATTAAATCATCTGATAAGAGCCCTTTTACTATAATTTCAATCTGCTATAAAATACTGTTTCTGTAcctttttgtcttctttctcTTGGAGTTCAATTTTTGTGCTCTCTAGCTTAACAAAATCAGGAGCAGATATTGTAACAGTAAGAGCAGTTTTCCCCTTGTTCTGAATCAGAAGGGAAAGATCTGGAGAATCTGGAAACCACAAACCAACATTAAGTTCTGAATTTCAAtgcaaaagaaacaaggatAAACAAACCCCTAACATATCAATATTACCCatcaagaaataataaatatcgATAGAAGCTTTACTTGTTTGGTATCTAGTAGAGATGTGATTCGAGTAGGTCTAGGTTTGAGGCTCCGAGCAGGAATGTGTTTTGAGCCATTGTAAATCaccaaaaaaaggaaatcaaaaaaaaaaaaaaaagaagacaaaatgcAATCAAAGTGACAAAGAGAATATAAGCACAAAGACTTGCATAAACTTAAAGACTATGAATTGGATTAAAAGGGTTGGTACTGGCTTTACCAGAAACCTAAAGGAAGTATGGTCGATAAGCACAGATGTGGATCTTGATGATGATTAGTTCGAAAGAAATGGCTTGTACAATATCCTTTAAAGGGAGTGAACTTTCTCAGTGGAGCTAGACAAAATGAAACAGTTTAGCATTGTAACAACAGGTTTAATGACAATGTTTCTCTGGTTTAGTGAAGAAAgggcattttttttccattaaccgcattttgattttaataagtttattcTGATTAAGGTGTGAGTGGTCGCAAAAACTAATGAGAGGGAAAATGAGAAAGGTATTGAACTCCAGATGGGAAATGGGGAAACCATGTCCAAAGTGGATTGCTTATTAGGCATTTCAGTGTTCTACACTTCTACTAAAGAAAACTATCATAATTCACTGTTTAACACCCGATCCTAGATAAGCATACTTCTGGAGCTTGATTCCCCCACTGCTGTGGAGTAGTCTAATCATGTAGAGAGACACTACCCTAATGAATATCTTTCACTTCTTTGAGGATTAAGAAGAGAGATTTAACTTTAGAATTGTAAGCAATTCAGTTCCTAACCTTGATGATAGTGGATTTCTTCCCTCAAAGATCATCTTCGGTTTCgtttgtttgataaattttcttttctttgacaTTCTGTAAAAGCTATTTCCCATCCCTCTCTTTCTTAAATATCCTCTATTTCTTATCATTTGCTCCCAATCACCACAAACTAGCATTATTTTCTTAGGTAAAATCTCTAAACTAACATATGAAGACAATTTAGCACAGGAAAGAAAAACCAGATTCTTGGAGTCAACTTCATATTCACATATAAGTAGATACCAAGGAATATCACAATCAAACAAATGGGAGCAAGGCCTATAAAGCTTATGATTAGCattcaaatgaaataaatgaaaattgttaGAGAATGAAATGAATACCATTTCCGGGAACTCTTAAACAGGCAACCAATTTGTTTATGTCATCAACACACTGATTAGATGGATCACATTCTTCGCCCTGCAGGCTCTCCTTCTTCCCTGGCTTCGAAGATTCCAAAACCTCTTCATTGCCTCCCTCTTTGGACGCCTGTTTGGATTTCGACCCATCACCAggcttttcctttttgttatcACCACCCTCGGTTGCCAACTCCTTACTCAAACTGCCCTTTCCTGTTTGTTCATTATCAGCTTCTTTTGAATCCAATTGCTTAATTGAACTGATCTTCTCTCTTGTACTCTCAACTCCCTCCTTTGCTATACCTACTTGATCTTCATCCTTTTTTGCTTGCTCAGCTTTCAAAGAATCTAAACCTGAGTCTGACCCGCTCAATGTCTCATTGGGGATGTTGGTATGAGTCGAAACAACAGTTTTTTTCGGATCTAAACCCGAGTTTGGAAGTTTCTTTACCTAAATTCAAATTGTATAGCCAATGAGAAACTATTCAGATTGAAAAAATCATGTACAGTTGTGCCCCCTTAGTTACtaagaaaatgtgggaaaataACAGAAATTGAAACCCTGAAtcttaggaaaacaaaagaacttCGACTCAACTGAGCTTAATACACTTATTTGCCTTAGTTGAGTTGGGTTATCCAAAACAAGAAACAAGACAAAGCCTcaaaatattgttttctttttctccattttctcagcaaccaaacagagggctaaataaacataaatttcatGCCTTTATTCTTTACCTCTGAATCAGCACCATAGGAGGAGTCAACGGCAAGCAGTACCAGAAGGAAACCcagaagaagaacaaaatttacctccatattttgaaataaaccCACTTGTTTACACTACATGAGAATCCTATTTTCATGGAAtttgaaccaaaaaaaattcaaatcagaAGCCTGTGATCTAGGATTTTGCAGATCGAAAAGAGTATGAATACGGTACCTTAAAAAAGACGCCGCTTCTCTCCATCTACCTCACCTCCATATGGCTTCACAAGTCCACCTCTCACCCAATCGAGAGAGATTGACTGAGTCGCTAGACGCGCAACCAGTGGAAGTATGAAAGTGAAAGTGACTGAAAATACATCACAAAACGCAGTGTAGACGGGAACCCAATGGCTTTGCACCCCTAAACGCTGCGTTTTGGTTTCTCCGTTTCTGTACCACGAATGATCTTGCTTTCTCCGGTTATGATGATGCACTTCTAAACGACACCGTTTTGATTTTAACCAGGAAGTTTCCTTCACGACCTTACTCAATGAAGATTCACcgtttttaattaataatcatgtatattacctttttttttttttttttttcgatttcTTCAAAGCACTTCAACAATATTTTGTGTATACTTTAGAGATGGAATATGCTTAGCGCACAATGTGGCATAGAATAAAGCCATATTCTTGTTGTCCATAAACACCCATTCTCCAAATGGTTTGTTATTAACGTTTAGGTGCACCCTTTTGtcatattcataattaaaatatttacaaaaaataataaataaaacaaaattttaaatgtctaataactaatattttcaaaaattgttacgaaaaataaaaaaaagtattgtcAAAGcaaatattatgtttaaaaaCTCAATTATGAAAACCGATTTCCTTCGTCAATGcttttttaacctattttaattttatgtataatGTAATATTTCATCCTATTATTggtattttcatttattttatgaaaacataaaaaaatatatttcaaatttattctaaaaaatcgTTTTCAGTCTAAATTTTGTTAGACTTGTTTTTTAGTtagaagaatattttttatttgtaaaaaaaaaaaaaattgttgtcaaaTAGTGTCTAGTATTATCTTATGTCCTTCTATACTCTCTCCACTTGTTTTTTGTCCTTCTATACTCCCTTTCGTGAAAATGATGTGTGAAATGGAGCGGAAGCCAACCAAAAGCCATGAGTTACCTTATCCATGTATGGCGAGGCCCATGGGCTTCGATTTTGGGCCGTGGGTCAGTGGAGCtcgtttaataaatttgatcaCAGCCCGGAACAAATTCACTGGCCAGCAACTTGGGCCTAGGCCCGTGTATTGGTGAACTGGAATAGTAGTATTCACGGGCCTAGCTCAACATAAATCAAAAGCCCACAAGAAGCTGTCGTTTATCCAATCTTCATTCATTCTACATAAAACCCAACCCAGCATGAATTATCAGTTCTAGATTTCCTTAGAATAAGAGCTTATTACTCTTGATATAGTTATACAAGCTTAGGAAAACTTCGAATTGGCTTTCTGTATacgtttaattttattttattggtatattaaaaaacaaacctCTCTTAAAATTCATCATATATTCAACGGTCGTATTGATGAATTTTAGATCATATTTTTAATGGCTAATAATGCTAGAAAGATACAAAAAAGGGATATAAATGTGAAGATTTTTTGAAAGAGCAACATGCCAAATAATTATGTGAACCTTATGGCAATCAATTAGTCCAGTACACATTTAgacatattttctattttttatcttcaaaataaaaaatgtgctatttaaaaatagaatatctTATATtcaatatgtaaattttttggtactatttttatgattttttttcctttttaggaaATGTATTCAAACGgacaattcatttttaataggTTTCCTGTCACAGTCATGAATTTGAAGTATCATCCCATGCTTGGGCCATGCGAGAATTATTTGCAGAACCCAGTTCCAAGCACAAAGAGGGCTATTTTTGAGACCGTGGAGCTTTTTTTTGGGGCCTTTGATCTTTGGAGCCCGTTTAATGAAATTCATCACAGCCCCAACGTAGGCCCAATCCCTACATTAGAAGAAGGGCCAAGCCCTTGAGTTTTCAAGACCCTGGATAAATCTTGGATCATCTCCAAGGCCGAAGCCCAACATAGAAAAAAGGCTCACAAAAAGTTTTCCCTTGAGCAACCTTCATCCAATCAAATTAAAGTTGGGCTTCACCAACATAAAGCCCATCTCAGCATGGCTCATCAATTCTAGTTTTCCTAGTACTCTGTCTAATTCTTTAAAAGCTCTTTGCTATTCGTATGCCTTTATAATATATCCATgcgtaaaataattttaaaaaagaaaaaaaaattgaaatttaagttACTTTTGGAATGACTTTTTGGAAGCCAAAAAGTATTCTTTAAACTTAATTAGAATTGGTATATGAGTTCGGGGTTTTCCTCAATTATATGGATGACTTTTTGGAAGCCAAAAGTCTCCATTAGGCTAGTAAGAGTCTGTATATAAGTTTGGGTTCAATTATACGAcatatttctttcttggttTAATAGAAGGAAGTGTTTGAAAAATCCAAGCTTTACTAAAAATTACAGTCGTGTGATGATGAGTGTATGCCAGGCTGGATGCattaataaacaataaataaaacccTGCCCAGCAAGGTAGAGTTGGATTTTGTTCATCTTCTTTGAACATGATATGACTTTAATCAAACATGCCACATGATCTCTGACCTCAGCTTCAAAACACAAACCAGAACCCACCTTCTTTATGATATCCTTTAACCTAATACATCCCCATCATAtcatatcatcatcatcttcatctccAATTTTCCCCTAAATATTGAATCCACACCACCCGCATTTCCACGTGGCACCGGCGGTGCACCTTGCCCACATGCCTCAAGAGTCAACTTACCCTAATTATAGGGCAAGTAAACGCCAtatcaaaaatccaaaaaaataaaaaataaatatatgaaattcaaAGATGTTAGAAAGGGTGACTTAAAAATGGGAAGGTCGTCGTTGGTAATTTAATGATTTGCTTCAAAAgtctaaattttttcttaaaataataataataataatagattgaTTTGCAAGTGTGAGATGGGATGTGAGTACTACTGAGTAATAGAATGGTCAAACCGACCTTCTTTCCAGAAACATACCCTAATAAGAAGTAATTTGAATTATTCCAAGACCAAGACAGCTCATTTTGGTGAAAATAATGCTTACTCGGTCACACCCACCTATCTTTTCTGCTTATGTGGTAGGCCCCATTTCTGGTTGATGGGAAAGtgaatctttgaaaattttttggactTATTGATTTGCCAGACTCCCAATCTAACAATACAAAATTTTGAGCCTCcgtttctcagaggatgagttcTGAAGAAAGAAACGCTTCTCCATTGGTCTACATTGAATTTTGCT
Proteins encoded in this window:
- the LOC117904442 gene encoding uncharacterized protein LOC117904442 isoform X1; translated protein: MEVNFVLLLGFLLVLLAVDSSYGADSEVKKLPNSGLDPKKTVVSTHTNIPNETLSGSDSGLDSLKAEQAKKDEDQVGIAKEGVESTREKISSIKQLDSKEADNEQTGKGSLSKELATEGGDNKKEKPGDGSKSKQASKEGGNEEVLESSKPGKKESLQGEECDPSNQCVDDINKLVACLRVPGNDSPDLSLLIQNKGKTALTVTISAPDFVKLESTKIELQEKEDKKVKVSIRNGGSDNSIVLTAGKGRCSLDFKDLIAQIAQKGTDNIPESTDGNFLTRTSSLAFLFLVALVAAASAWICISFKRKYFPSSGSKYQKLDMELPLSGGGKVEADINDGWDNSWGDTWDDEEAPKTPSMPLTPSLSARGLAARRLSKEGWKD
- the LOC117904442 gene encoding uncharacterized protein LOC117904442 isoform X2, which gives rise to MERSGVFFKVKKLPNSGLDPKKTVVSTHTNIPNETLSGSDSGLDSLKAEQAKKDEDQVGIAKEGVESTREKISSIKQLDSKEADNEQTGKGSLSKELATEGGDNKKEKPGDGSKSKQASKEGGNEEVLESSKPGKKESLQGEECDPSNQCVDDINKLVACLRVPGNDSPDLSLLIQNKGKTALTVTISAPDFVKLESTKIELQEKEDKKVKVSIRNGGSDNSIVLTAGKGRCSLDFKDLIAQIAQKGTDNIPESTDGNFLTRTSSLAFLFLVALVAAASAWICISFKRKYFPSSGSKYQKLDMELPLSGGGKVEADINDGWDNSWGDTWDDEEAPKTPSMPLTPSLSARGLAARRLSKEGWKD